The Oxalobacter aliiformigenes nucleotide sequence CCGGTTGCCACAAACGGATCTCGGCCTCAGGCAGGGCCGTTTTCAGTGACGGCAGCCATTCAGCCGGATTTTCTCCTTCGTTATAGTACAGAATGCGCATGGTCATGTTCTTCTATGCCAGGCATTCTCGCCTTCACTTCAGTCGATTCGTGAGTTTTCAGTCCCAGTTTGGCCAGCAGGGCACGGTCTTCATTGGCTTCGGAATTATCCGTGGTAAGCAGTTTTTCGCCATAAAAAATCGAATTCGCACCGGCCAGGAAACACAGTGTCTGAATGGCTTCCCCCAGTTCGTGACGGCCCGCTGACATGCGGACTCTGGCTTCAGGCATGACGATTCTTGTCACGGCGATCGTTCTGACGAATTCGAGCGGATCAAGAGGTTTGACATTGAACAGGGGGGTTCCCTCGATGGGAACAAGATGATTGATCGGTACGGCTTCCGGGTATGGATTCAGGTTGGCGAGCTGGGAAATCAGTTCGGCGCGTTGTTGCCGTGATTCACCCATTCCGATGATACCGCCACAACAGACCTTGATGCCCGCCTTGCGGACACGGCCGAGCGTATCCAGCCTGTCCTGATAGGTTCTTGTCGAAATAATGTTGGCGTAATGGCTCGGAGCCGTATCCAGATTGTGATTGTAATAATCGAGACCGGCTTCTTTCAGCTTTTGGGCCTGTTCTTCTTTCAGCATGCCGAGCGTCATGCAGGTTTCAAGTCCAAGTGCCTTGACCGCCCGGACGATTTTGAGATATTTCTCGAAGTCACGGTCGTTGGGTGAACGACCGGAGGCTCCCATGCAGAATCGTGTGGCGCCGTTGTCTTTTGCTTTTTGTGCGGCGGCGAGAACGGTTTCCAGATCAAGCATTTTGCTGGGCGTGACATCCGTGTGGTGGTGTATGGATTGGGAACAGTATCCGCAATCTTCCGTGCATGCACCTGTTTTCAGGGATATCAGTGTGGCCAGTTCAACATCGCCGTCCGGAAAATGGGCACGATGGATTTCCTGGGCGCGGAACATCAGTTCGTGAAAAGGAAGATCGTAAAGAGCGAGAATATCTTTCACGGGCCATGTCTCGGGTTCTGGAATAGCGGTTGTTTCTGTACGGCGGTAAAAAGTAATGGGTTGTGACATGAAGTTGATCTTTCAATACATCGGTTTTATAACGGCCAGTCTGGCAGGTTGTTCAGGCTCAGATAAGCGTCTGTTTGTGAAAATGATTCAAGATAGGGAACTGTTCCCAGTCTCGGGGCATTCAGCCATGACTCGAGTGTCCGGATGTTTTCATCTGCGAAAGGCATTCTGGGGTCCGTCCGGTTGGCTATCCACCCGGCCAGTTTCAGGCCTCTGGCATGAATGGCCTCGACAGTCAGCAAGGCATGATTGATGCAGCCGAGTTTAAGACCGACAACCATAATGACAGGAAGATTCAATTGTACAGCGAGATCGGCACTTGAAGTATTCTCGGTAAAGGGAACACAAAAACCTCCGACGCCCTCGACGATAACGGCATCGGCCTGATGGCTGATTTCGCGGTAGCAGGACAGAATGTGCTGAAGGTCGATAACACGTTTGTCCAGCGCGGCAGACAAATTGGGGGCGATCGGCGTATTCAGGAGAAAGGGAGCGACAAGTGAAACGGGCAGATCCATGTTGGATGCTTTCATCAAGGCATCCACATCGTCGTTATGCCATATTCCGTCAAGCTGTGTCGCTCCTGCCGCGACAGGTTTCATGGCAGCGACCTTCAATCCCTTTTTGGCCAAATTCCGGACAAGTGCGCAGGACAGGGTTGTTTTTCCGATTTCCGTATCGGTGCCTGTAACGAAATAGGCTATCGGATTCATGCCTGTATGACCTCGTTGAATACGGTGATCGTTTTTTCGGTCAGCTGTTCGATGTCGGTATCATTCAGAATATATGGTGGCATCAGATAAACCGTATTGCCGATCGGACGCATCAGCAATTCGTGTTTGAGCGCTGTTTCAAAGAAACGTCGTGGAAAGGTGGCCTGTTTTTCCGGTGTCATCACGGCATCGAATGCCCAGATCATGCCGCGATTGCGGAAGTGCCGGACACAAGAATGCTGTTTCAGCGATTCGAGCGCAAGGTTTATCTTGCCGGAAATGATCCGGTTCTGGTTGATAACGTCGTGGAGCCGGAAAAGCTCGAGGCTTGCCAGTGCCGCGCGACAGGCAAGCGGATTGCCGGTATAGGAATGGGAATGGAGAAAACCGCGCGCGATGTCCGTATCATAAAAGGCACTGTATATCCTGTCTGTCGTCATGACGAGAGATAATGGCAGATAACCTGCAGTGATGCCTTTGGACAGGCACAGCATATCCGGCCAGATGCCAGCCTGTTCACAGGCGAAAAAAGATCCCGTCCTGCCGAATCCGACCGCAATCTCGTCGGCGATCAGGTGAACCTTGTAACGGTCGCACAATTCACGGATACGTTTCAGATATTCCGGTGAATACATGACGAATCCTGCAGCGCATTGAACGAGTGGTTCGACAATGATCGCGGCGATCCGGTCCGCTTTTTCCTGCAATAATGCCTCCAGCCGATTTGCCGCCTGCATGGCAATGTCATTGGCAGACTGCCCTTCTTTCGCCTTTCTGCCGTCCGGTGATTCGACCGTGTGCGAATTCCGGATCAACGGGGCATACGAATCCTTGAAAAGAGTGACATCCGTAACGGACAAGGCACCGATCGTTTCGCCATGATAACTGTTTTCCAGGCAAACGAATTCCTGTTTTTCCGGCACTCCGCAGTTTTTCCAGTAATGAAAGCTCATTTTGAGCGCGATTTCGACAGCGGATGCGCCATCCGACGCATAGAAGCAATGGCCCAGTGCATGACCGGTCAAGGCAGACAGTTTTTCAGAAAGCTCGACGACCGGTTCATGTGTACAACCGGCCAGCATGGCGTGTTCGAGCGTATCGAGCTGATCTTTTACCGCTTTGCTGATAAAAGGATTTCCATGTCCAAACAAATTGGTCCACCAGGAACTGATCGCATCCAGATAACGGTTGCCGTCCTGGTCGTAAAGCCAGATACCCTTGCCGCTTTTCAACGCGATGAGCGGAAGCGTTTCATGATGTTGCATCTGGGTACATGGATGCCAGACGGTTCTCAGGCTTCGCTCAATCCAGCCGGAGGATCGGGAATGCAAATGTTTCACTTGAAGTTTGTTTGTCATGTAGGGTTAAAAAAAAGTACCGTCGAAATAGTACCATTGTTCATTCTTTTTTATGAAACGGCTGATTTCATGCAGTTTCTGCATGCGTCCGTTTTGCTTATAGCTGGCAATGAATTCGACGACAGCCCTGTTTTCATGTTCCTGGTGCCGGATGATTTTCAGACCCAACCATTTGACCGGTGAATTTTTTTCGATGATGGTACCGGATGGGCGGTTTTCATTGACCCACGTTTCACGGAGATAGGGTTCATTTTCCGTGACATAGGCACTGTAACGGGAACGCATGAGCGACAGGGCGTCTTTTGCCGTGGCGTCACCCGTCAGATAGGGTTTGCAGCAATCTTCGAACGACGGATTGCCACATGGGCATCCCGTCTGAACGAAGTCTCTCTTTTTTGACATGTCGGTTTATCTTATTCCGCAAAATTCGAAATCGACTTCCGGCTGTTTGCCCGAAACGATATCTGCAATCGCACGACCGGAACCGCATCCCATTGTCCATCCCAGTGTGCCGTGTCCGGTATTCAGGAAAAGGTTGCCGTATTTCGTTTTTCCAATATAAGGAATATTGGAAGGCGTCATCGGACGCAGACCGGTCCAGAAATGGGGCTGGTCGTAATCGCAGGCGTCGGGGAACAGTTCCGAAGTACGGCGGATCAATGCCTGGCAGCGTGCCTCGTTGAGCTGGCGACCATAACTGTTCATTTCTGCCGTCCCGCCGACACGCAGGCGGTTGCCCAACCGCGAAAAGACGAGTTTGTAGCCGGCATCGATCAATGAAACGTACGGTGCCTTGTCCGGATCCTTGACAGGAAAGGTCGCGGAATATCCCTTGGCCGGATAGATCATCAGGTGAATATCGAGCGGTTTTAGAAACGGTGCGGAAAAACTGCCCAGCGAGATGACGAACGCATCCGCCTTGAGAACCTCGAATTCTCCCGTTGGCGTAATCGTTTCCACCGCGGCAATCCGGCATGCCGGGCCGCTTCCTTCTGTCAGAAGCCGGGTGGCGGTCGTGTTGAAGCGAAAATCGACTCCTTGCTCCTTGGCTTTTTCTGACAGGGCGATCGTAAACTCACGGGAATCGCCATGTTCATCGTCAGGAGTAAAATCGCCGCCGACCAGTTTGTCCCTGACTGGCGAGAGAGCCGGTTCAATCTGGATGACTTCGTCCGGCGTGATCGTATTTCGCGGACACCCCAGCGACGTCATCAGTTTCGCCCCTGCCTTGGAAGATTCATAATCGGCCTTGTCGGTGTAAAAGTGCATGATGCCGCGACTCAGATGGGTATATTCGATACCGGCTTCTTCCCGCAGTGCCCGTAGCGTTCTCTTGCTGAAATCGGACATGGCGACACATTGCCGTGTATTGTGTGCGGTCCGTTTGGGAGTACATTCGAGCAGAAAACGTGCTCCCCATTCCCATTGGAGCTGTTCTGCACGGAAACGGTAGAGCAGAGGTGCATCATCCTTGCCAAGCCATTTCAGGATTTTCGATGGCGCGGACGGGTTGGCCCAGGGTTCGGAATGGGATACGGAAATCTGGGAACCGTTCCCGAATGTTGTTTCCTGTGCCGCTCCCGGACGGCGCTCGATGACAGTGACATCATGTCCTGCCTGACGCAGAAACCAGGCAGCTGCCGTACCCGTTATACCTGATCCTAATACGATGACTTTCACAATTTGCCTCTTCGTTTATCTGTTTGGAACCCGATCAGTGCCGGTCCCGTTTTTTCCCGTTATTTTAAGATGATTGCTTTCGGAAAAAAATTCTTTTTGTCTCAGTCTGTGAAGTTCATCTGTAACGGTGTGTGTCACAACGACGTCCAGTGTACTTTGCAGATCTTTTTTGATTTCGGAAACCAGAGCGCCAGTCATATTCTGGATACTGGCAGCCAGATTCTGCTGGATGATTTCCTCAAGGACGAACTGGATGCGTTCCTCGACCCGTTGCAGAATTCTTTCCGACAGGCGTTGTTCGAGCTCGTTCCAGGCTTTTTCGTTTTGCGTCGCGTCAGCCAGATCGGGAAGTGTCGGCAGAATTTCCGTCAGTACGGGATAATTATCCGTTTCATCAGGATTTATGCCGGTGTCCTGATTTTCATGGACGCGTTTTTCCGCGTTGTTTTCAAAACTGATTCGGGATGTATTATTCATTATTTGGCAATTTCGTGATGTAGCGTATATCCGCGTTCCCTGTAATGGACATATCGCTGGCGTCCGGCACTGGTATCAGTCGGGTCGGTGGAAACCAGTTCTATGAGGCGTTCGAATCGTGCGTAGCATTCCGGTATGGTTTGCGAAAGATTGACCAGAATGTCGTAGTGCGGCATTTCGCCACGATCGTCCGGTGTCAGAATGACCGGTGAACGAAAAGCCTGGCGGTCGCCTATCATGGCATGAGGCAGGAAGTCCGAATCCGAAAATGTCCAGAGTGCCTCATCAAGCCTGTTTAGCAGATTTCTGTCCGTAGACAGCAGTACGATCCTGCTCCCGGGCGCATTGGCAAATGCTTTCCGTACCCAGCGGCAGGTATAGTTGATCTTGTCTGCAATGTGAGTACGGAATTCTATTTTGGTCATGGAAAATACCGGCCTGAAAAAGGAAAAACGCATCAATTGACCCGGAAGTCTACCGGGTCAATTATGAAGCGTTTTCACTGGATAAGTAAAGATGTTATGCGGCCAGTCCGTTATGGCGGAGCAGGGCGTCAATTGTCGGTTGGCGGCCTCTGAATGCGGTAAACGATTCGATGGCGGGGCGGGAACCGCCTACCGACAGGATTTCTTCGAGCAGGCGTGCTCCCATAGCCGGTGAAACCAGATCGTTGCCATCCGCAAGCGATTCCTCGAAAGCGCTGTAAACATCGGCTGACAGAACTTCCGCCCACTTGTAGCTGTAATAGCCTGCAGCGTACCCGCCGGCGAAAATGTGACTGAACGATTGCAGAAAGCGATTGAATGCAGGTGGAATGACGACAGCGTATTTCCGGCGTATTTCATCCAGTACATCCTGTGCGGTTTTCTGTCCGTCCGGATCATAGTCGTAATGCAGGTGCATATCCGCCAGTGAAAATTCAACCTGCCGCAACATTTGCAGTCCGGATTGATAGTTTTTTGCTGCCAGCATCTTGTCGAACAGTTCTTTCGGTAAAGGTTCCTTCGTATCGATATGCGAAGTCATGTGACGGACGACATCCCATTCCCAGCAGAAATTTTCCATGAACTGGGATGGCATTTCCACCGCATCCCATTCCACACCGGAAATTCCGGATACCCCCAGTTCGTCCACTTTTGTCAGAAGATGATGCAAACCGTGACCGAACTCGTGGTAAAGCGTCATGACTTCATCGTGTGTGAACAGGGCCGGTTGCCGTTTGCCGTCCTTTTCCAGCGGGGATGAAAAATTGCACGTCAGATAGGCGACGGGTGTCTGGAGTCCGTTAGCCGTCATGCGACGGCTACGGGCGTCATCCATCCAGGCACCACCCCGTTTGCCGGGACGTGCATACAGATCCATGTAAAACTGACCGATCAGTTTGCCGGCTTTTTCGATCCGGAAAAATTTGACATCTTTGTGCCATACCGGAGCGGTATCCGGAAGGATGGATACCGAATAGAGCGTCTGGACCAGTCTGAACAGGCCTTCCAGTACATTCGGTTCGGGAAAATACTGTCTGACTTCCTGTTCGGAGAATGCATAGCGTTTCTGGCGAAGTTTTTCGGAAACATAAGCCATGTCCCATGCCTGCAGATCATCAATGCCCAGTTCGTCCTTTCCAAAGCGTTTCAGCTCCGCCAGATCCTTTTCTGCATAGGGCCTTGCTCTTTCGGCGAGATCTTCCAGAAAGGCGATCACTTCGTCCGGAGTACGTGCCATTTTGGGAACCAGGGATACTTCGGCGAAGTTGGAATAGCCAAGCAGCAGCGCTTCTTCCTTTCTCAGGCGTAACAGTTCGTTGATGTTGCCAGTGTTGTCCCATTCGGGGTTCGTGCCGAGTTCGGAGGCGCGTGTCGCATTGGCACGGTACATTTTCTCGCGAATGGCCCGGTTGTCCGCGTATTGCATGACGGGATAAAAGGACGGAAAGTGCAGAGTGAATTTGTAACCGGTCTTGTTATCGGCTCTGGCAGCTGCCTGTGCCGCATGCAGGATGTCTTCAGGCAATCCGGACAATTCGGAGACATTTTTGATGAGCAGTTCGAAATCATTGGTGGCGTCCAGAACGTTTTCCGAGAAACGGGTCGAAAGAGACGCGGTTTTTTCCTGGATTTCGGCAAAACGTTTCTTTTTGTCTTCCGGCAATTCGGCACCTCCCAGACGGAAATCGCGCAGTGTATTTTCGATCACCCGTTGACGGGACGGACTCAGGGAATCAAAAGAGGAAGCGTTCCGTAGGGTTTTGTATTTTTTAAACAGAGCCAGATTTTGTGAAAGCGATGTCCAGAATTCAGTGATTCTGGGAATGTTTTCGTTATATGCCGCACGCAATTCAGGGGTGTCGACGACAGCGCTTAAATGACCGACGATTCCCCAGGCACGGCTGAGCTGTTCGGTACAGTCGTCCAGCGGGGTGACGAAGTTGTCCCAGGTGATATCGGTCATGGGCGCTTCCAGTCCGGCGACCACCGTTTTGCAACGGTTCAGGAGCGTTTCGATTGCCGGAGTGACATGTTCCGGACGAATTTCATCGAAACGTGGAAGGCCGTCGAAATTCAATAACGGATTGGACATCGAATACTCCTTTCAGGTCATGTCGGGTCATATGAAAAAGGTACGCCTTTTGCGTACCTTTTTTGCTGTTTGAATAGTTACTGTTTTTGTTTGCTTTGCAGTTTCTTTTCCGCCGCTTCGATGGCATTGGATAGCAGCATGGTGATGGTCATCGGCCCAACTCCGCCTGGTACCGGTGTAATGTAGCCTGCCACTTCCTTGACATTGGGGAAATCGACATCGCTCCAGAGTTTGCCGTTTTCATCGCGTTCAACACCCACGTCGATCACGACGGCTCCCGGCTTGACCATATCGGCCTTGATAATGTTGCGCTGGCCGGTCGCGGCGATCAGGATGTCGGCCAGCCGGGTGTGATATCCCAGATCGCGGGTCTTGGAATTGCAGATCGTGATCGTGGCGCCGGCCTGCAACAGGAGCATGGACATCGGTTTCCCGACAATGTTGGAAGCACCGACGATGACGGCATGCGCACCACGAACCGGATAATTGATGGATTCCAGCATTTTCATGACGCCGTGCGGGGTGCATGGCTTGATTCTCGGTTGCCCCGTCATCAGAAGTCCGGTATTGACCACACTGAAACAGTCCATGTCTTTTTCGGGGTCAATAGCCTCGATTACCTTGCGTGGATCGATATGATCGGGCAAAGGTAACTGGACCAGGATGCCATGAACCGTCGGATCCTGGTTCAGGACACGGATGCGCTCCAGCAATTCGGCTTCGGTGAAGCTGGCATCGTATTTTTCGAGAATGGAACGGATTCCGTTTGCCTTGCAGGCACGTTCCTTGTTCAGCACATAAACCATGGAAGCCGGACTGTCGCCGACCAGGATAACGGCCAGTCCCGGAGTTTCTCCTGCAGCTGTCAGTTTGGCTGCACGTTCGGCGATATCCTTGCGGATTTCCTTGGCCAGCTCATTTCCGTTGATAATTTGGGCAGTCATTTTGTTTGATGAATAAAAAAACCGTTAAAAAAACATTATACGATGATATCTCTTGTCCGTTTTTCGCGCTTGATGGCAAGTAAACCCTATAAGCTACACGAAAAAAAGGTTTTTATGAAGAGGCAACCGGCTTTTTGTATGAACAATGATGTAAGCGGTCACTTTTTCCATGCGATTTGACAGATATTGGGTCTGCTTATGGTTTATTATCTTTTTAAAAGCACGGTCTTTCGGATTTCTTGCCGTTATGCGGCCTATTGGGGAGGGGATTATGGCGAATCAGCAGGATGACGTTTTCATTCACTATCATGATCCGGACGAGCAGGAAACTGCAGAATGGCTTGACGCCTTTCATGCCGTCATCGAAAACGAGGGGCCGGAAAGAGCTCATTATCTGATGGAACGGATGGCGGATGTCGCTCGCCAGAAAGGCATCAATCTTCCGTTTTCCAGCAATACGGCCTACATCAATACGATACCTCCCGAGCAGGAACAGCATTCTCCCGGCAATATGGCCTATGAGGCGCGACTTCGTGCATGGATGCGCTGGAATGCCATGGCAATGGTTGTCCGGGCCAACAGGAATGGGGACAATCTGGGCGGTCATATCGCCTCGTTCACCTCTCTTGCCACCATGTTTGGCACGGGCTTTAACCATTTCTGGCGTGCTCCGACGGAGACCTTCGATGGTGATCTGGTCTATTTTCAGGGACATTCTTCTCCGGGCGTTTATGCCCGTGCCTTTATTGAAGGACGTTTGTCGGAAGAACAGCTGGAAAATTTCAGACGGGAGGTTCGCGGAAACGGACTTTCTTCCTATCCTCATCCGAAACTGATGCCCGATTTCTGGCAGTTTCCGACGGTATCGATGGGACTTGGTCCCATTATGGCGATTTATCAGGCCCGTTTTCTGAAATATCTTCAGGCACGCAAAATAGCAGACACGGCAGGTCGCAAGGTCTGGGTGTTCTGCGGCGACGGGGAGATGGACGAACCCGAGGCGAAGGGAGCGATCAGTCTGGCTTCCCGAGAATCGCTCGACAATCTGATCGTGGTCGTCAATTGCAATCTGCAACGTCTTGACGGACCGGTACGAGGGAACGGGAAAATCATTCAGGAACTTGAAGCGGATTTCAGGGGGGCTGGCTGGAACGTCATCAAAGTGATCTGGGGATCCGACTGGGATGAATTGCTTGCCCGGGACAAGGATAATGTCTTAAAGAAAGTCATGATGGAAACCGTTGATGGTGAATACCAGAGTTACAAGGCGAGAGACGGCGCTTATGTCCGCCGGCATTTTTTCGGAAAGGATCCCCGCCTTCTGAAAATGGTCGAAAGCCTGTCGGACGATCAGTTATGGCGACTGTCCCGTGGTGGACATGATCCCCGAAAAGTCTATGCGGCGTTTAAGGCAGCGCAGGATCATACCGGACAGCCGACGATTATCCTTTGCCAGACGGTCAAGGGGTATGGAATGGGGGATGCGGGTGAAGCGCTGAACATTGCCCATCAGGTCAAGAAACTGGACGACAGGACAATCCGGACATTGCGGGATCGGGCTGGTGTGCCGATACCGGATGACAGGCTGGATGAAATCCCTTTCTACAAGCCGCCTGAGGATGCTCCCGAAATGGTTTATCTCCGGCAGCGTCGTGAGGTATTGGGCGGTTATCTGCCGCATCGTCGTCAAAAGGCGGACGAGCGTTTGCCCGTTCCTCCTCTTTCCGCTTTTGCGCCATTGCTGGAACCGACACATCCGGGACGTTCGATCTCGACGACGCAGGCTTATGTCAGGGCACTTGGCATTTTGCTGAGAGCTCCCGAGATCGGCAGACGTATTGTCCCGATCATGGTGGATGAATCGAGGACTTTCGGAATGGAAGGGTTGTTTCGCCAGATCGGTATTTACAATCCGAAAGGACAGCTGTACGAACCGGTGGATTCCGGAGAAGTCATGTATTACCGTGAAGACAAATCGGGACAGATTCTGCAGGAAGGAATTACCGAGGCTGGAGGGATGTGTTCATGGATTGCCGCGGCAACGTCGTACTCGACGAGCAACCGAATCATGTTGCCTTTCTATACTTATTACTCCATGTTCGGCTTTCAGCGGACCGGCGATCTGATGTGGGCTGCAGCCGATATGATGGCCAGAGGATTTCTGATCGGGGCAACGGCAGGAAGGACAACCTTGAACGGAGAGGGATTGCAGCATGAGGATGGCCAGAACCATGTTTTTGCCGCGACGATACCGACTTGCAGACCGTATGATCCCGGGTTCGCTCATGAGATAGCTGTCATCATTCGGGAAGGCGTCCGCTGCATGGTGGAAGAACAGGAAGACGTTTTCTATTACATTTCCGTGATGAATGAGTCTTATCCCCAGCCGGGCCTGAAGCCGGGGCAGGAGAGCGGTATCCTAAAGGGCATGTATCTGTTACAGGAAGGCGACAGGGATTTGCCCCATCGCGTCCAGCTGCTCGGTTCCGGGACGATCACGCATGAAATGCTCTCGGCGGTCGATCTGTTGAAAGACGACTGGAATGTGGCGGCGGATATCTGGTCTGTCACGTCATTCACGATGGCTGCGCGGGAAGGAAATGATACGGAACGCTGGAATATGATGCATCCGGGCGAGGAACCGAGAATTCCTTACGTGACAGAATGCCTGAAAAATACTTCCGGACCGATCGTCGCATCGACGGATTATGTACGGCTTTTTGCTGAACAGATTCGTGCCTATATTCCGGAAGGACGACTGTATACAGTACTGGGAACAGATGGTTTCGGACGCTCGGATACCAGAGCCAATTTGCGACGCTTTTTTGAAATAGACAGGTATTACGTCACCCTTGCAGCGCTTGAAGCACTGGTGAAAACGGGAGAAATGCCGGCCGGGACTGTTTCGGACGCCATCGAAAAATACGGGATAGACCGGGAAAAACCCAATCCGGTCGACATGTAAGCCATTTCAGTGTCAGTTACGTCGGTGGATTCTGGGATATCGTGTTTTCAGGGGGTGGGTCGGAAAGGAGGCGGGAGATGAAAACGTTGGAAATCAGAGTGCCGGATATCGGGGATTTCAGGGATGTGGAAGTCATCGAATTGATGGTGAAAGAAGGGGAGAAGATTGCGAAGGACCAGTCACTGGTACTGGTGGAATCGGACAAGGCGAGCATGGAAATTCCGTCGCCGGAGGCGGGGGTGGTCAGGGAGCTGAAAGTGAAGCTGGGCGACAAGGTTTCGGAAGGCTCGCTTCTTCTTTTGCTGGACAGGGATGAAACGGAAAAAAACGAACAGTCCGATGCTGACAAATCTTCTTCTGTTTCAGTGAAACCATTGCAGAATGCCGGTGAAAAGACAATATCTTCGTTTGCTGAAAAAACAGCGGAGCCCCTGAACGGAACAACACTATCGTTTGATGTGGCAAGCCATCATTTCCCGGATCATCGAATGGGTGACGGAGTACCGCATGCATCGCCTTCTGTCCGGAAATATGCACGTGAACTGGGTGTCGATTTGAGACATGTGCAAGGTTCAGGTCCGAAGAACAGGATCGTGAAGGAAGATATTCAGGCTTATGTCAAGGCTTTTCTTCATCGTGACGGTTCGCCGAACCGTTTTAACAATCTCATGAATTTTCCACCCTGGCCATCGCTTGATTTCAGCCAGTATGGTGAAACGCAGAAGCAGCCTCTGTCACGTATCAAGAAAATCAGTGGCCCCAATCTTCATCGCAACTGGGTCATGATCCCGCATGTCACGCAATATGAACAGGCTGATGTGACCGAGCTGGAAACATTCCGGAAAGCGGCTAACGAAAAATACAGGCATGAGAATATCAAGCTGACGATACTGGCATTTGTCGTCAAGGCTTGCGTTGCTGCACTGAAAAAGTATCCGGAGTTCAACGCTTCACTGGATGCGACA carries:
- a CDS encoding DNA polymerase III subunit chi — protein: MTKIEFRTHIADKINYTCRWVRKAFANAPGSRIVLLSTDRNLLNRLDEALWTFSDSDFLPHAMIGDRQAFRSPVILTPDDRGEMPHYDILVNLSQTIPECYARFERLIELVSTDPTDTSAGRQRYVHYRERGYTLHHEIAK
- the bioB gene encoding biotin synthase BioB, coding for MSQPITFYRRTETTAIPEPETWPVKDILALYDLPFHELMFRAQEIHRAHFPDGDVELATLISLKTGACTEDCGYCSQSIHHHTDVTPSKMLDLETVLAAAQKAKDNGATRFCMGASGRSPNDRDFEKYLKIVRAVKALGLETCMTLGMLKEEQAQKLKEAGLDYYNHNLDTAPSHYANIISTRTYQDRLDTLGRVRKAGIKVCCGGIIGMGESRQQRAELISQLANLNPYPEAVPINHLVPIEGTPLFNVKPLDPLEFVRTIAVTRIVMPEARVRMSAGRHELGEAIQTLCFLAGANSIFYGEKLLTTDNSEANEDRALLAKLGLKTHESTEVKARMPGIEEHDHAHSVL
- a CDS encoding YchJ family protein, which codes for MSKKRDFVQTGCPCGNPSFEDCCKPYLTGDATAKDALSLMRSRYSAYVTENEPYLRETWVNENRPSGTIIEKNSPVKWLGLKIIRHQEHENRAVVEFIASYKQNGRMQKLHEISRFIKKNEQWYYFDGTFF
- a CDS encoding M3 family metallopeptidase, which codes for MSNPLLNFDGLPRFDEIRPEHVTPAIETLLNRCKTVVAGLEAPMTDITWDNFVTPLDDCTEQLSRAWGIVGHLSAVVDTPELRAAYNENIPRITEFWTSLSQNLALFKKYKTLRNASSFDSLSPSRQRVIENTLRDFRLGGAELPEDKKKRFAEIQEKTASLSTRFSENVLDATNDFELLIKNVSELSGLPEDILHAAQAAARADNKTGYKFTLHFPSFYPVMQYADNRAIREKMYRANATRASELGTNPEWDNTGNINELLRLRKEEALLLGYSNFAEVSLVPKMARTPDEVIAFLEDLAERARPYAEKDLAELKRFGKDELGIDDLQAWDMAYVSEKLRQKRYAFSEQEVRQYFPEPNVLEGLFRLVQTLYSVSILPDTAPVWHKDVKFFRIEKAGKLIGQFYMDLYARPGKRGGAWMDDARSRRMTANGLQTPVAYLTCNFSSPLEKDGKRQPALFTHDEVMTLYHEFGHGLHHLLTKVDELGVSGISGVEWDAVEMPSQFMENFCWEWDVVRHMTSHIDTKEPLPKELFDKMLAAKNYQSGLQMLRQVEFSLADMHLHYDYDPDGQKTAQDVLDEIRRKYAVVIPPAFNRFLQSFSHIFAGGYAAGYYSYKWAEVLSADVYSAFEESLADGNDLVSPAMGARLLEEILSVGGSRPAIESFTAFRGRQPTIDALLRHNGLAA
- a CDS encoding D-amino acid dehydrogenase; translated protein: MKVIVLGSGITGTAAAWFLRQAGHDVTVIERRPGAAQETTFGNGSQISVSHSEPWANPSAPSKILKWLGKDDAPLLYRFRAEQLQWEWGARFLLECTPKRTAHNTRQCVAMSDFSKRTLRALREEAGIEYTHLSRGIMHFYTDKADYESSKAGAKLMTSLGCPRNTITPDEVIQIEPALSPVRDKLVGGDFTPDDEHGDSREFTIALSEKAKEQGVDFRFNTTATRLLTEGSGPACRIAAVETITPTGEFEVLKADAFVISLGSFSAPFLKPLDIHLMIYPAKGYSATFPVKDPDKAPYVSLIDAGYKLVFSRLGNRLRVGGTAEMNSYGRQLNEARCQALIRRTSELFPDACDYDQPHFWTGLRPMTPSNIPYIGKTKYGNLFLNTGHGTLGWTMGCGSGRAIADIVSGKQPEVDFEFCGIR
- the bioD gene encoding dethiobiotin synthase; amino-acid sequence: MNPIAYFVTGTDTEIGKTTLSCALVRNLAKKGLKVAAMKPVAAGATQLDGIWHNDDVDALMKASNMDLPVSLVAPFLLNTPIAPNLSAALDKRVIDLQHILSCYREISHQADAVIVEGVGGFCVPFTENTSSADLAVQLNLPVIMVVGLKLGCINHALLTVEAIHARGLKLAGWIANRTDPRMPFADENIRTLESWLNAPRLGTVPYLESFSQTDAYLSLNNLPDWPL
- the bioA gene encoding adenosylmethionine--8-amino-7-oxononanoate transaminase, producing MTNKLQVKHLHSRSSGWIERSLRTVWHPCTQMQHHETLPLIALKSGKGIWLYDQDGNRYLDAISSWWTNLFGHGNPFISKAVKDQLDTLEHAMLAGCTHEPVVELSEKLSALTGHALGHCFYASDGASAVEIALKMSFHYWKNCGVPEKQEFVCLENSYHGETIGALSVTDVTLFKDSYAPLIRNSHTVESPDGRKAKEGQSANDIAMQAANRLEALLQEKADRIAAIIVEPLVQCAAGFVMYSPEYLKRIRELCDRYKVHLIADEIAVGFGRTGSFFACEQAGIWPDMLCLSKGITAGYLPLSLVMTTDRIYSAFYDTDIARGFLHSHSYTGNPLACRAALASLELFRLHDVINQNRIISGKINLALESLKQHSCVRHFRNRGMIWAFDAVMTPEKQATFPRRFFETALKHELLMRPIGNTVYLMPPYILNDTDIEQLTEKTITVFNEVIQA
- the folD gene encoding bifunctional methylenetetrahydrofolate dehydrogenase/methenyltetrahydrofolate cyclohydrolase FolD — protein: MTAQIINGNELAKEIRKDIAERAAKLTAAGETPGLAVILVGDSPASMVYVLNKERACKANGIRSILEKYDASFTEAELLERIRVLNQDPTVHGILVQLPLPDHIDPRKVIEAIDPEKDMDCFSVVNTGLLMTGQPRIKPCTPHGVMKMLESINYPVRGAHAVIVGASNIVGKPMSMLLLQAGATITICNSKTRDLGYHTRLADILIAATGQRNIIKADMVKPGAVVIDVGVERDENGKLWSDVDFPNVKEVAGYITPVPGGVGPMTITMLLSNAIEAAEKKLQSKQKQ